The following proteins come from a genomic window of Acinetobacter baumannii:
- a CDS encoding carbon starvation CstA family protein, protein MDTMQAKSTLPSKLVWSLVAIIGAISFGMLALSRGEHVNAVWLVLAAACVYSIAYRFYSLFIATKVFELNPRRLTPAHRLADGLDYVPTNKYVLFGHHFAAIAGAGPLVGPILAAQMGFLPGTIWLLVGVVLAGAVQDFLVLFISTRRDGRSLGEMAKQELGPFAGIVVMLGALGVMIIILAVLALVVVKALAHSPWGVFSIAATIPIALFMGVYMRFIRPGRIAEVSIIGFVLMMLAIVYGGHVAADPYWGEFFTLTGTQLTWCLIIYGFIASVLPVWLLLAPRDYLSTFLKIGVILGLAVGIVIALPDLKMPAVTHFIDGTGPVFSGSLFPFLFITIACGAISGFHALVSSGTTPKLVDNEVNIRMIGYGGMLMESFVGIMAMICATVLDPGVYFAINAPAAVLGTTVESAAEAVRNLGFVVTPEMLTVLAQEVGESSILSRTGGAPTFAIGMAHIISEIFNSRAMMAFWYHFAILFEALFILTAVDAGTRACRFMVQDTVGIVIPAVKSSGSFFGNLLGTAVAVGGWGFFVYQGVIDPLGGVNSLWPLFGVGNQMLASMALILGTVILFKMKKEKYVWVTIIPTIFLFITCMTAGWQKIFHENPKIGFLAQVHKFSDAIDRGEILKPAKTIAEMQTIVLSNQINAALCGFFMIVSIVMIIASIGIVRRALASPTPTVNEAPAVYTDPEVVTTRGE, encoded by the coding sequence ATGGACACAATGCAAGCGAAATCTACGCTTCCCTCCAAATTGGTCTGGAGCCTAGTAGCAATTATAGGTGCTATTTCTTTCGGGATGCTGGCGCTAAGTCGTGGTGAACATGTTAATGCAGTATGGTTGGTACTGGCAGCTGCATGTGTGTATAGCATCGCATATCGATTTTATAGTCTATTTATTGCAACTAAAGTATTTGAATTAAACCCGAGACGGTTAACTCCTGCACATCGTTTAGCCGATGGCTTAGACTATGTGCCAACAAATAAGTATGTACTGTTTGGACACCACTTTGCCGCGATTGCCGGCGCAGGGCCATTAGTCGGGCCGATTTTGGCTGCACAAATGGGCTTTTTACCGGGCACCATCTGGTTATTGGTTGGTGTGGTTCTGGCGGGTGCGGTACAAGACTTTCTAGTTTTATTTATATCAACACGCCGTGATGGCCGTTCACTGGGTGAAATGGCAAAGCAGGAGCTTGGTCCTTTTGCCGGTATTGTGGTCATGTTGGGTGCACTTGGGGTAATGATTATTATCCTTGCGGTATTGGCTTTAGTTGTTGTGAAAGCACTTGCACATAGTCCGTGGGGTGTCTTTAGTATTGCAGCCACTATTCCAATTGCATTGTTCATGGGCGTTTACATGCGCTTTATTCGTCCGGGACGTATTGCAGAAGTTTCAATTATTGGCTTCGTTTTAATGATGCTGGCAATTGTGTATGGTGGACATGTTGCCGCAGATCCATATTGGGGTGAGTTCTTCACTTTAACTGGAACACAGCTCACTTGGTGTCTCATCATTTATGGTTTTATCGCATCGGTACTACCGGTTTGGTTGCTATTAGCACCACGTGATTATTTATCTACTTTCCTTAAAATCGGGGTTATTCTTGGTTTGGCAGTCGGTATTGTGATTGCATTGCCTGATCTTAAAATGCCTGCTGTTACCCATTTTATTGACGGTACAGGTCCGGTTTTCTCAGGTAGCTTATTCCCGTTCTTATTTATTACCATTGCCTGTGGTGCCATTTCAGGTTTCCATGCGCTGGTATCGAGTGGCACGACACCAAAACTTGTTGATAATGAAGTTAATATCCGCATGATCGGTTACGGCGGTATGCTTATGGAATCTTTTGTCGGGATCATGGCGATGATCTGTGCGACAGTATTAGACCCAGGTGTGTACTTCGCGATTAATGCACCAGCAGCAGTGCTCGGCACAACCGTAGAATCTGCAGCGGAAGCTGTACGTAATCTAGGCTTTGTTGTTACGCCTGAAATGTTGACGGTTTTAGCTCAAGAAGTAGGTGAAAGCTCAATCCTTTCACGTACGGGTGGTGCGCCTACCTTTGCTATTGGTATGGCTCATATCATTTCTGAAATCTTTAACAGCCGTGCCATGATGGCATTCTGGTATCACTTTGCGATTTTATTTGAAGCATTGTTCATTTTAACTGCGGTAGATGCAGGAACACGTGCTTGTCGTTTTATGGTGCAAGACACGGTTGGTATTGTTATTCCGGCGGTTAAATCTTCAGGTTCATTCTTTGGTAACTTGTTAGGCACGGCCGTTGCAGTAGGTGGATGGGGCTTCTTCGTCTATCAAGGTGTGATTGACCCACTTGGCGGCGTCAACTCATTATGGCCTCTATTTGGTGTGGGTAACCAAATGCTGGCTTCGATGGCACTCATTTTGGGTACCGTGATTCTGTTCAAAATGAAAAAAGAGAAGTATGTGTGGGTGACGATCATTCCAACCATTTTCTTGTTCATTACCTGTATGACAGCAGGGTGGCAGAAGATTTTCCACGAAAACCCGAAAATCGGTTTCTTGGCTCAAGTACATAAGTTCTCCGATGCGATTGATCGCGGTGAAATTCTTAAGCCTGCAAAAACCATTGCCGAAATGCAAACTATTGTGCTATCGAACCAGATTAATGCTGCACTTTGTGGCTTCTTTATGATTGTATCGATTGTCATGATTATTGCCTCAATTGGTATTGTTCGCCGTGCTTTAGCAAGTCCAACACCGACTGTAAATGAAGCACCTGCGGTATATACCGATCCTGAAGTGGTTACCACTCGAGGAGAATAA
- the efp gene encoding elongation factor P, with translation MANYSTNDFKPGLKVMLDSNPCSIMENEYVKPGKGQAFNRVKLRNLKTGKVLEKTFKSGDTLEAADIVEVEMNYLYNDGEMWHFMDPESFEQIAADKTAMGDAAKWLKDDSNETCTIMLFNGVPLNVNAPNFVVLKVVETDPGVRGDTSGGGGKPAKLETGAVVRVPLFVQQEESVRVDTRTGEYLERA, from the coding sequence ATGGCCAATTATTCTACAAATGATTTCAAGCCAGGCCTTAAGGTCATGCTTGATAGTAACCCATGTTCAATCATGGAAAACGAATACGTAAAACCGGGTAAAGGCCAAGCGTTCAACCGTGTAAAATTACGTAACCTTAAAACTGGTAAAGTTTTAGAAAAAACTTTTAAATCTGGTGATACTTTAGAAGCTGCTGACATCGTAGAAGTAGAAATGAACTACCTATACAACGATGGCGAAATGTGGCACTTCATGGACCCAGAAAGCTTCGAACAAATTGCAGCTGACAAAACTGCAATGGGTGATGCTGCTAAATGGTTAAAAGACGACTCAAATGAAACATGTACAATCATGTTATTCAACGGCGTTCCTTTAAACGTAAATGCACCTAACTTCGTTGTATTGAAAGTTGTTGAAACTGATCCGGGCGTACGTGGTGATACTTCTGGCGGTGGCGGTAAGCCAGCTAAGCTTGAAACAGGTGCGGTTGTTCGTGTTCCGTTATTTGTTCAGCAAGAAGAAAGCGTTCGTGTAGATACTCGTACTGGTGAGTATTTAGAGCGTGCATAA
- the epmB gene encoding EF-P beta-lysylation protein EpmB has product MINYLHQEQNWQSQLSDLITDPLELLNLLELSTDQLLSGAILASEKFKLRVPRAFVGKMNVKDPLDPLLLQVLPHHLELEEHPEFVTDPLGEEAANQLPGVLHKYKSRFLLTLTGACAVHCRYCFRRHFPYQENLPKNEDWLNIKNYIESNPDINEVILSGGDPLTLSNRKLALWLERLSSLKQVKILRIHSRVPIVIPNRIDEELISLLKNSRLRIILVVHSNHASELDDFTCSKLLQLSEHHITVLNQAVLLKGVNDSAQTLTDLSYRLFEARVMPYYLHVLDKVKGAQHFDLIPSEIDAIYQDVLASLPGYLVPKLVREIAGEKNKTPLFGATTF; this is encoded by the coding sequence ATGATAAACTATTTACACCAAGAGCAAAACTGGCAATCACAACTCAGTGACCTTATTACCGATCCTTTAGAGTTGTTGAACCTGCTCGAGTTATCCACTGATCAGCTATTATCAGGGGCGATTCTGGCTTCTGAAAAGTTTAAATTGCGTGTTCCGCGTGCGTTCGTCGGAAAAATGAACGTTAAAGATCCTCTTGATCCGCTTTTACTCCAAGTGTTGCCACATCATTTAGAACTTGAGGAACATCCTGAGTTTGTCACCGACCCTTTAGGTGAAGAAGCAGCCAATCAGTTACCGGGTGTTTTACATAAATATAAATCTCGTTTTTTATTGACTTTGACCGGCGCATGTGCGGTCCATTGCCGTTACTGCTTCCGCCGTCACTTTCCTTATCAGGAAAATTTACCTAAAAATGAAGATTGGCTAAACATTAAAAATTATATCGAGTCGAACCCCGATATTAACGAAGTGATTTTAAGCGGAGGTGACCCTCTTACGCTTTCTAACCGTAAATTAGCGCTTTGGCTAGAACGTTTATCATCTCTCAAACAAGTGAAGATTCTGAGAATTCATTCACGCGTTCCAATTGTCATTCCAAACCGTATCGACGAAGAGCTTATTTCTTTATTAAAAAACAGTAGGCTGCGTATTATTCTGGTGGTACACTCAAACCATGCTTCTGAACTCGATGACTTTACTTGTTCAAAATTGTTGCAGCTATCTGAACACCACATTACTGTTCTAAATCAGGCAGTATTGCTTAAAGGGGTGAATGATTCTGCTCAAACTTTAACTGATTTAAGTTATCGTCTATTTGAAGCTCGCGTTATGCCATATTACTTACATGTATTAGATAAAGTAAAAGGCGCACAACATTTTGATTTAATACCATCTGAAATAGATGCGATATATCAAGACGTGTTAGCGAGCCTACCAGGATATTTGGTTCCTAAACTCGTCAGGGAAATTGCGGGCGAAAAGAATAAAACACCGCTTTTTGGGGCTACAACTTTTTGA
- a CDS encoding EAL domain-containing protein → MRNSLLSKRLKRTEIRLLIIDDNQLRYNQILNLLSGNDYQVNALLLDDLKSFEKQLNTSWDVIIFGRAYDLKIEQTLSLVQASEQPQLPILLLQPDDYQAQQYQSYIQKGIYDVVPLELLDYFYITLVRALSYSRLLQTEQRLLAELDTIHTHTQTLVDNSHKAVAIFQEGIHIKANTEYLNLFGFQQEEDIIGLPILDVLQPNDLNIFKQRFKKISLGQFDQARFEIQSQHQAISGNNALKLEFIPSQEEDAVQLTIDYQVDLTTPANSALSEKSVGLSAAWPQINRHLSTHPAQANAVVLFRLAQCPERIFQQGWQTLGQYFNQLHGFLKDHAQMPIFQVDLGSYVGILQAENSSVLNSQLTSLQTLQKEHLLKVNEQNFSVQLKLGYAFLNQPLTENSFSSLLNEAEKQDLPRVTPQLEVMPTVEKTVSPSIEAVPLDLTIEHFDHTPQSSLLQQLRQKLAQGEIHLKYQQIYDKHDQETHNYEVTSGFIAGEQWYDLNDLSDLKEDAELSIQLDRWILVEACKQLHNFIAQYPKAKLIINLNIDILLKDKTFPELISKLLTIIGSKIESPLILQFSEQALQPYLPIAQQHIARLRQHGAEISIRDFASSMYSDSILQQLDIQLVKLQSSKTDLLSSDQGLNNLQEKILNYLTVKPIGILLAHLNDMNLFANAWNVEARFLQGDYFQKKLDRLTDVQDQ, encoded by the coding sequence GTGAGAAACTCTTTACTATCTAAAAGGTTAAAACGTACTGAAATACGTTTACTCATTATTGATGATAACCAGTTACGTTATAACCAAATTTTAAATTTATTATCGGGGAATGATTATCAAGTTAATGCCTTATTACTTGATGATTTAAAAAGTTTTGAAAAGCAGCTCAATACATCGTGGGATGTCATTATTTTTGGTCGCGCCTATGATTTGAAAATTGAACAAACTCTCTCCCTTGTTCAAGCCTCAGAACAGCCGCAGCTTCCAATATTACTTTTACAGCCAGATGATTACCAAGCGCAGCAATATCAAAGCTATATTCAAAAAGGGATTTATGATGTAGTCCCATTAGAACTGCTAGATTATTTCTATATTACGCTGGTTCGGGCACTGTCATACAGCCGCCTTTTACAGACGGAACAACGTCTTTTGGCCGAGCTTGATACCATTCATACGCATACGCAAACGCTGGTCGACAACAGCCATAAAGCGGTTGCTATTTTTCAAGAAGGCATCCACATTAAGGCAAATACCGAATATTTGAATCTTTTTGGTTTCCAGCAAGAAGAAGACATTATCGGATTGCCAATTTTAGATGTCTTACAGCCCAACGATTTAAATATTTTTAAACAGCGGTTTAAGAAAATTTCTTTAGGCCAGTTTGATCAGGCACGCTTTGAAATCCAGAGTCAGCATCAGGCTATTTCGGGTAATAATGCGCTAAAACTCGAGTTTATTCCAAGCCAAGAAGAAGACGCGGTACAACTCACCATCGACTATCAAGTTGATTTAACTACTCCAGCAAATAGTGCTCTGTCCGAAAAAAGTGTTGGGTTGAGTGCAGCTTGGCCACAGATTAATCGTCATTTATCGACCCACCCTGCCCAAGCAAACGCCGTTGTTTTATTTAGACTTGCCCAGTGCCCAGAACGAATTTTTCAACAGGGTTGGCAAACTTTAGGACAATATTTCAATCAGCTCCATGGTTTTTTAAAAGACCATGCACAGATGCCGATTTTCCAAGTCGACTTGGGTAGTTATGTCGGGATTTTACAAGCCGAAAATAGTTCAGTTTTAAACTCACAGCTAACGAGTTTACAAACTTTGCAAAAAGAACATTTGTTAAAAGTAAATGAGCAAAACTTTTCAGTGCAGTTAAAGCTTGGTTATGCTTTTCTCAACCAGCCCTTAACTGAGAACTCTTTTAGCTCATTATTGAACGAGGCTGAAAAACAGGATTTACCTCGGGTTACACCTCAACTTGAAGTAATGCCAACAGTAGAAAAAACGGTTTCACCGAGCATTGAAGCTGTTCCTCTTGATTTAACAATTGAACATTTTGACCATACGCCTCAGTCCTCTTTGCTCCAGCAGTTAAGACAAAAACTAGCTCAGGGCGAAATACATCTGAAGTACCAGCAAATTTACGATAAGCATGACCAAGAAACTCACAACTATGAAGTGACAAGTGGTTTTATTGCGGGTGAACAATGGTATGACTTAAATGATTTAAGTGATCTTAAAGAAGATGCAGAACTTTCAATTCAGTTAGACCGCTGGATATTGGTAGAAGCGTGTAAACAGCTTCATAATTTCATTGCTCAGTATCCTAAAGCGAAACTCATTATTAACCTTAATATTGATATTTTGCTAAAAGATAAAACATTCCCTGAGCTGATTTCCAAACTACTGACTATTATCGGAAGTAAAATTGAAAGCCCACTGATTTTGCAATTTTCAGAACAAGCTCTTCAGCCTTATCTTCCAATTGCTCAACAACACATTGCTCGCTTACGCCAACATGGTGCGGAAATTTCAATTCGAGATTTTGCTTCTTCTATGTATAGCGATTCAATATTACAGCAGCTTGATATTCAACTTGTAAAATTACAGTCCAGTAAAACTGATCTATTAAGCTCAGACCAAGGGCTTAATAACTTGCAAGAAAAAATATTGAACTATTTGACTGTAAAACCGATTGGAATTTTATTAGCTCACTTGAATGATATGAACCTGTTTGCCAATGCATGGAATGTAGAAGCGCGCTTTCTACAAGGTGATTATTTTCAGAAAAAACTTGACCGCTTAACAGACGTACAAGACCAATAA
- the rpmE gene encoding 50S ribosomal protein L31 — translation MRADIHPKYEKLVATCSCGNVIETRSALGKETIYLDVCSACHPFYTGKQKNVDTGGRIDKFKQRFAGMSRSIKR, via the coding sequence ATGCGCGCCGATATTCACCCAAAATATGAAAAATTAGTTGCAACTTGTTCTTGCGGTAACGTAATCGAAACTCGTTCTGCTTTAGGTAAAGAAACTATTTACCTTGACGTATGTTCAGCTTGCCACCCTTTCTACACTGGTAAACAAAAGAATGTAGACACTGGTGGTCGTATCGACAAATTCAAACAACGTTTTGCTGGTATGTCTCGCTCTATCAAGCGTTAA
- a CDS encoding bile acid:sodium symporter family protein: MNMLKFLALDRFTILLVGMVLLATFFPVSGQAAQYFNTLTTVAIAILFFLHGAKLSREAVIEGILHWKMHLLVFAITFFIFPAIGLLAKPILLPLLGQQLYWGFLFMCFLPSTVQSSIAFTSVAKGNVAGAVCSASFSNLVGMFITPVLVSFFILGQSQHGFDPTSSIIQITLLLLVPFVLGQLLRPYVFPYMAKVPSIVKAFDQGSILMVVYGAFSGAVVAGLWHQVSWKTLLLLTIACSVLLTIIMLLALYLPRAFGFNRADQITVFFCGSKKTLASGVPMAQILFIGQPLGMIVLPIMIFHQIQLMVCGVIANYLAKSQD, encoded by the coding sequence GTGAACATGCTGAAGTTCTTGGCACTTGATCGATTTACAATTTTGTTGGTTGGCATGGTACTACTAGCAACTTTTTTTCCAGTCAGTGGTCAAGCTGCGCAGTATTTCAATACATTAACTACAGTCGCGATTGCTATTTTATTTTTCTTGCATGGTGCCAAGCTGTCTCGTGAGGCAGTCATTGAAGGTATTTTGCATTGGAAAATGCACTTACTGGTATTTGCAATTACGTTCTTTATTTTTCCTGCTATTGGTTTATTGGCTAAACCTATTCTTTTACCTTTATTAGGGCAGCAGCTCTATTGGGGTTTTTTGTTTATGTGTTTCTTGCCATCTACTGTTCAGTCTTCTATTGCATTTACTTCGGTTGCAAAAGGGAATGTGGCAGGGGCGGTATGTAGCGCATCTTTCTCAAACTTGGTAGGTATGTTTATTACGCCAGTTTTAGTCAGTTTCTTTATTTTAGGACAAAGTCAGCACGGATTTGATCCTACATCTTCAATTATACAAATTACTTTGTTGCTATTAGTGCCTTTTGTTTTAGGGCAATTACTTCGTCCCTATGTTTTTCCATATATGGCAAAAGTACCAAGTATTGTAAAAGCATTTGACCAAGGTTCAATTTTGATGGTGGTCTATGGTGCATTTAGTGGGGCAGTGGTTGCGGGACTTTGGCATCAGGTGAGTTGGAAAACCTTACTGCTTTTGACCATTGCTTGTTCTGTTTTACTCACCATTATTATGCTGCTTGCACTTTATTTACCGCGCGCTTTTGGTTTTAATCGAGCTGATCAAATTACAGTGTTCTTTTGTGGCTCAAAAAAGACCTTGGCCAGTGGTGTACCTATGGCACAAATCTTATTTATTGGCCAACCTTTAGGTATGATCGTTTTACCAATTATGATCTTTCACCAAATCCAGTTAATGGTCTGTGGGGTCATTGCAAATTACTTGGCTAAATCCCAAGATTAA
- the gloA gene encoding lactoylglutathione lyase, translating into MRMLHTMLRVGNLEQSLKFYTEVLGMKLLRKRDYEEGRFTLAFVGYGDEENNTVLELTHNWDTSSYDLGNGYGHIAIGVEDAYKACEEIKARGGKVVREAGPMKGGVTVIAFVEDPDGYKVELIQQDANARNN; encoded by the coding sequence ATGCGAATGCTTCATACAATGTTGCGAGTAGGCAATTTAGAACAATCTTTAAAGTTCTATACCGAAGTATTAGGGATGAAGTTACTTCGTAAGCGTGATTATGAAGAAGGTCGCTTTACACTGGCATTTGTTGGTTATGGCGATGAAGAAAATAATACCGTGCTTGAACTTACTCATAACTGGGATACCTCAAGTTATGATTTAGGAAATGGCTATGGTCACATTGCGATTGGTGTTGAAGATGCTTATAAAGCATGTGAAGAAATCAAAGCACGTGGCGGTAAAGTCGTTCGTGAAGCTGGCCCAATGAAGGGTGGTGTAACGGTGATTGCATTTGTTGAAGATCCGGATGGCTACAAAGTCGAGCTTATTCAACAAGACGCAAATGCTAGAAATAATTAA
- a CDS encoding AmpG family muropeptide MFS transporter gives MENKKRMTTQTSGWVSAFKAFLDRRALIMLFLGFSAGIPILLIFSSLSLWLGEAGIDKSAVTFFSWAALGYSFKFVWAPLIDELPVPVLTKALGRRRAWLLIAQCLIVLAICTMAFADPALGHSYLVQMAAGAVLLGFSAATQDIVIDAYRIELAETEMQTVLASTYNAGYRIGMIVAGAGALFLAAHLGTAKGNYIYEAWKTTYLTMAAVMLVGIITTLLVREPKVDRIYKNYKSSDYYRLVLVFFIAVISFVLTYIYSGQVTEAISKAGNIQDSAALFGLETLRFLTATGVAILAGYLLVKIGVVNQQMAKETWIAPILDFFKRYGVKLALVLLFLIGFFRISDIIAGVISNVFYQDLNFSKEQIAEAVKVYGVIFSLVGGFLGGLLAQRMNIMKLMFVGAVLASSTNLIFIGLVKSGKPLDMVDVQIGNHHYKVKPDEVGYWKLKVPSSSFNGTQQIDVKAGYALQDQQAETIVRAQPLVTTHSESVPLQILPLMGSDQISAKSSEGSVVVRGQYFGKALLSTQKIVVNLDGQNFDAKMTDQKGVFNAAIDMQKLLSSPSRQLTASIVDGNQKILSITHHYEVASNSVPKPELDVNIDPLPYIDTQSGQEVEISGKVIKPYSSLWLYFAIVVDNMASGLAGAAFIAFLSSLTSVSFTAVQYAIFSSLMTLTPKLLGGYSGTIVSNIGYPNFFLMTTMIGIPILILVVWVGKLLKDHQTHDIEKAGE, from the coding sequence ATGGAAAATAAAAAACGAATGACCACACAAACCTCTGGTTGGGTCTCGGCGTTTAAAGCATTTTTAGACCGTCGTGCATTAATTATGCTATTTCTGGGTTTTTCTGCCGGAATACCCATTTTATTAATTTTCTCTAGTCTCTCTTTATGGCTAGGTGAAGCAGGGATTGATAAAAGTGCAGTTACTTTTTTCAGTTGGGCGGCTTTAGGATATTCCTTTAAATTTGTTTGGGCTCCTTTAATTGATGAGTTACCTGTACCAGTTTTGACTAAAGCTTTAGGCCGAAGACGTGCATGGTTGCTTATTGCGCAGTGTTTAATCGTACTTGCGATATGTACAATGGCTTTTGCCGACCCTGCTTTAGGTCATAGTTACCTTGTTCAAATGGCAGCAGGCGCAGTTTTACTTGGCTTCTCGGCTGCAACGCAAGATATTGTGATTGATGCTTATCGTATTGAGCTGGCTGAAACAGAAATGCAGACAGTGTTGGCATCAACTTATAATGCGGGTTACCGGATCGGTATGATTGTAGCTGGTGCTGGTGCATTATTCTTAGCGGCGCATTTGGGGACCGCAAAAGGAAATTATATTTACGAGGCTTGGAAGACGACCTATTTAACGATGGCAGCAGTCATGTTGGTCGGTATTATTACAACTTTACTCGTTCGTGAACCTAAAGTTGATCGTATATATAAAAACTATAAATCAAGTGATTATTACCGTCTGGTTTTAGTATTTTTTATTGCGGTTATTTCATTTGTATTAACCTATATTTACTCAGGCCAAGTTACCGAAGCAATTTCAAAAGCTGGCAATATTCAAGATAGTGCTGCTTTATTTGGTTTAGAAACTTTAAGGTTCTTAACGGCGACAGGCGTTGCCATTCTAGCTGGTTATCTATTAGTAAAAATAGGTGTGGTGAACCAGCAAATGGCTAAGGAAACTTGGATTGCCCCAATTCTGGATTTCTTTAAACGTTATGGTGTCAAACTTGCCTTAGTACTTCTATTCTTGATTGGGTTCTTCCGTATTTCAGACATTATTGCTGGTGTGATTTCTAATGTCTTTTATCAAGATCTGAACTTTAGCAAAGAACAAATTGCTGAAGCCGTAAAAGTTTATGGTGTTATTTTCAGTTTGGTGGGTGGTTTCTTAGGTGGCTTATTAGCTCAACGTATGAACATCATGAAACTGATGTTCGTTGGTGCTGTATTGGCAAGCTCTACTAATCTCATTTTCATTGGCTTAGTAAAATCTGGAAAACCGCTTGATATGGTGGATGTCCAAATTGGGAATCACCATTATAAAGTGAAGCCAGATGAAGTGGGGTATTGGAAGCTAAAAGTGCCAAGCTCAAGTTTTAATGGCACCCAACAAATTGATGTAAAAGCTGGTTATGCTTTGCAAGATCAACAAGCCGAGACTATCGTTCGGGCTCAACCTCTAGTGACAACTCATTCTGAGAGTGTTCCTTTACAAATTTTACCTTTAATGGGAAGTGATCAGATATCGGCTAAATCTTCCGAAGGCAGTGTCGTGGTTCGTGGTCAGTATTTTGGCAAAGCCTTATTATCTACTCAAAAGATTGTGGTGAATCTTGATGGACAAAATTTTGATGCAAAAATGACAGATCAAAAGGGTGTGTTTAACGCAGCAATTGATATGCAAAAATTATTGTCATCACCAAGTAGGCAACTTACTGCTTCAATTGTCGATGGAAATCAAAAAATATTATCGATTACTCACCACTATGAAGTCGCTTCAAATTCTGTACCAAAACCTGAGTTAGATGTAAATATCGACCCTTTACCGTACATTGATACTCAATCAGGTCAAGAAGTTGAGATTAGTGGTAAAGTCATTAAACCTTATAGCTCACTATGGCTTTATTTTGCCATTGTCGTTGATAACATGGCTTCAGGCTTAGCCGGTGCGGCATTTATTGCGTTCCTTTCAAGTTTGACCAGTGTGTCATTTACTGCTGTTCAATATGCGATCTTTAGCTCACTTATGACTCTTACCCCAAAACTTTTAGGTGGATATTCGGGTACCATAGTGAGTAATATTGGATACCCAAACTTCTTTTTGATGACCACAATGATCGGGATTCCAATCTTAATTTTAGTTGTTTGGGTTGGAAAACTGCTTAAAGATCATCAAACACATGACATAGAAAAGGCAGGTGAATAA